Proteins encoded in a region of the Fundulus heteroclitus isolate FHET01 unplaced genomic scaffold, MU-UCD_Fhet_4.1 scaffold_826, whole genome shotgun sequence genome:
- the LOC118562199 gene encoding cohesin subunit SA-3-like, translating to MVTVVEEWLCSYKRSKEAGLLVLINFIVQSCGCKGVVNRDMLESMENAEIIGALTKEFNEDSVNYPLSTPGPQLKRFKAGLCEFLRVLVRSCRNSYVYDEFLFPSLLALLTGLSDSQVRAFRHTSTLMAMKLMTELVDIAVAVSVQLQTTQRQFDVENGKKPHERASDRLEELSASIREVKHGGTQTSTRVAD from the exons ATGGTG ACGGTGGTGGAGGAGTGGCTGTGCAGCTACAAACGGAGCAAAGAGGCAGGCCTGCTGGTGCTCATCAACTTTATTGTTCAGTCCTGCGGATGCAAAG GTGTGGTGAACAGAGACATGTTGGAAAGCATGGAGAATGCTGAAATTATCGGCGCGCTAACAAAGGAGTTCAATGAG GATTCTGTGAACTACCCTCTGAGCACCCCTGGTCCTCAGCTGAAGCGTTTCAAAGCCGGCCTGTGTGAGTTTCTGCGGGTCCTGGTGCGCTCGTGTCGCAACAGTTACGTCTACGACGAATTTCTCTTCCCCTCCCTGCTGGCTCTACTCACCGGGCTGTCTGACTCCCAGGTCAGAGCCTTCAGACACACCAGTACCTTAATGG CCATGAAGCTGATGACAGAGCTGGTGGACATCGCTGTGGCCGTATCGGTCCAGCTGCAGACCACCCAGCGGCAGTTCGACGTAGAGAACGGCAAGAAGCCGCATGAGCGAGCCTCCGACAGGCTGGAGGAGCTGAGCGCCTCCATCAGAGAGGTGAAACACGGCGGCACACAGACATCGACCCGAGTGGCAGATTAG